The genomic stretch ggcaGAGGACAGGgcggagaagtggcccaaacaatatatacacatatgaccaaatgtaaaaacaatcttttaaaaaaagaagaaataatgcaaAAGCAATGGCAACCTAGGTTATGTGTTTTGGTCTCAAACAGATCAGACTGAACTCTCCAGAATAGAACCTGGCCTTTTAGATGCCCCAGATCTTGACAGATTTacatttccttcctcctctgcccCCCAGAAATTCAATGTCTTCCATGTGTCCTCACTCACATATTCTACTTAATATCAGCACACAGATGGTTCCATAGAAGAAACACCACCCAGTAACAACCAGGTGGGCACTCCTTCCAGCAACCATGTTCTGGGTCCAGCCTCTAATTTCCCTGGGCACAATGGATATCCAGAGAGCTCCTTGGACCACAAGACAGAGCACTAGTTATTAGAAGGGAGCAAAGCAAACTTTCTAGTAAAATCCATGGTCTATGGATTGAGTACTCATGCCAATAGAGGTAATAGATTATCGATTATCCTGGCACTTTGGTGTGTCTACATGGTAGAGAGCACTGGCCTTGGATGTAGAAGGTCATTCTGGGAGTGGCCATTGGCAGCTAAGTTCCTTTCTCTTAATACTTGCTAATGCCAGTATTTAGATCATGGTCCAGAAAGATGTTTGGTAAGTGAGGCTATCTGGGgaaacaacaaagaagaaatgtgatggttaatcttgattgccaacttgattggattgagaaatgcctaggagattagtaaagcacacctctggtgATGTCTGTGACAATTGCATCGTGAGAACTGGAGAATTATTGAAAGCGTGCTGAAAGGTAGAAGAGGCTCCTTGTTGGAGGAGTAGGTTACTGGGGATATGTCCTTGGGGTTATATTTTGCCCTGCTCCTtcctggatttctttcttttttttttttttttttttgtggtaatgaggttgggactcaggacctcacacttgctaggcaggtgctctgttacttgggtcactccatcagcccttttttatgttgggtattttcaagatagggtctcatgaacaattctgcctgggctagcctcaaactatgatcctcctgatctctgcctccagagtagctaggattacaggtatgagctaccaacACCTGGCTTACTGGATTTCTTTTTatctacttcctggtcaccatgatgtGAGTTACTTTGCCATGCCAAGCCCATCCTGTCACGATGGACTAACACCTCTGAAAGTGTGAGCCAACATAAACCtgtccttccttaagttgtttcagtcaggtatttggtcacagtggtGAGAAATGTAACTTACACAAGATGTCTTGGAGAACATGCTCTTGCTGCCCATGTGCCTCTAGAGATGTCTGGTTGGTGTTTGATCTTGATCTCTTTCCTAAGATCCCTTTGTGCAAGAACAGCCTTGGCAGAGGTGAAGCTAAAACTCCTATATATAAAATACTCAGAGTCCTGTGATGCTTATGAGGTGGTTCAGAAGCTCTCATTTGATGGAGCTTTTCTCTCCTCTGCTGTCTCCTTACTGAAGCAAGATGATGGcccaagaaaaaaatcactgggcTAGACCATAAAACTCCACACCTGCCTCTGGGCCTGAATTCTCTTCACATTTGACACCATGTCCCAATTGGCCACTGCTATAGTTTGCATTAGTGTCCCCCAAGAGTCCCTGTGTCAAAGGTTGGTCCCCAGGATGGGGATGTTGAAACTGCTGTGGTCTTTTAGGGGTAGGACCTATTGAGCAGTCCTTAGGTCAAAGAGGGCACGCCCCTGAAAGGGATGGCGGGACCCTGGCCTGTCCtatctctctgctttctgtctcatGATTTGAGCAGTTGCTCTGACATGTGCTCCTGACACAGTGTATCACCCTTACAGAGACCTGAAACCCATGTGCCCACATGCTCTTGGACTTGATCCTAAGCTGTGAGCTAAATAACCTTTTCTAAATGAGCTGCTTCAGGTAGCCTGTTGTAGTAATGTGAAGCTGACTAATGCAGCCACATGTGACCCAGGATCATCTCAGAAGAGCTGTGATTTCACAGAGCAGGAGAAAGTCTGTACCCCCAGCAACTGATCTCCACTAAGTTACAATAGGATACAGGCAAGACCCAGAGCCACCCTGCCCAAAGAATCTTCAGCAATGTCGGCACGAACCACTTCTTCTCCCACTCCTTGGTGCTCCTCTGGATCAAAAGAGAATGAGAACATAAGGAAGAGGGTTGGGAATGGTGAGGGACATTCAGTTTATGGCGAGCACTGGAGTCTCCAGTCCCAATCCACAACCCAGGCCCCACCATAGGAGTGTCCATATTGAGGGTGATGGGCAGGAGGAAGTTTGGTGTAGGAACTCAAAACATTCCTCGGGCCTCAGGTAATGGAGAGATTGAGCAAACAGGGATTCCAGAGGAACATTCTCCTCTGGTCGCATCATCTTCTCACTCCCCGTGACTTTGGGTACAACACTCGATTTCCCTAGACTTATTATTCTCCTTGTAAGCAGATACTAACTGCGGATGACGGAGAACAGGGTAGTGGTGACCAGGACTAAGAGTAGGAAGCAGCCTTAGGGGGCTCCATCATCCAGCGTCTACCTCCATGCCTAACTGTCCTTCTGACCCCAGGGTGAGAAATGTCCTCTCAGCATTGGGACATGCTGCACATGAGAAGTTTCCCCAGGGACAAGTGGATCAGTGAGCAGAGCCTCAGAGCTGAGTCTCCTGGGGGCTGGCAGGGTGCCCCCTGCCAAGAGGCCaagtggagagaggagagaaacacGACCGGGGAGAGAGAGTGGAGACCTGCCCGAGAAGGGCGGGGCATTGTGGGAACTGCATGGGTTCCCAATGATCTCAGTAGTGGGAGTCAAAGAGGCCGGGCCCTTGGGCATTTGTTCTGGTTTATTTGACAGGAACAAGGTGTTCAGAGAGTGAGCATGACCTTCTTGTTGATACTCTTGTACCCATAATTTGAGGTCCTCATGCTTTGGTCGTGGGCTGAGTCCCTCTGAAGAGAGGGTCAGGGGAGCCAAAGCACTGTTCCCGCCTACTCACTGGAGGTTCATGCAGACATTACCGCAGAAGGTGGAGCAGCATATGTGATTTGCTTCACATTTTTGGAAATATGAACAGTGGTGACTGCATAGTTCAATACTGGGCTGCTTCCCACAGGTTTGCTTTCCTGAAAAGGGACAGGAGCAAGTGAACAGATCCCTAGGGACAATCTTCCTTAAGCTTAAAGGCCCCCCTAGACTTCAGGACCCAGGTTCCCCTCACAGCACTCCAAGATTTTCCATAGACCTTCCTTTGTGCCCATCTTCTCACCATATCCTGGGGATCAGCAGTGTTTGATAGCCTATGCTCCTCCTATGCTTCTTACAACTCCAATCGACCTCAGTGCCTGAGCTTCCAGTATCCTCTCTCCAGACACCTGCATCTGGGACTTGTCTGCCCAAGTAGTCACTGCCTTGTGAAATCTACACTCTCACCCTGAGAGCTCAAAGAAGCCTGAGACATTCCCCAAACTCTCCTGCTCTCCAGAATTTGCAATGTCCAAAGAGGAAGATGGACTTacctcttgtctctctctctacTGTCCCCATTTCTCCTGCTCAATGTCTTTTCTCTCTGTACATACTCCCAAGTCttgttttgtccttttttcaacactggggattgaactgagagccacactctaccacttgagccactccccagcactttttgcattagtttgtgtttcagatagggtcttgtgctttttcccaggctgcctcagaccatgatcctcctacctctatttcctgaatagctgagtatacaggtatgtaccaccatgcccagccacctACTCCCATTATTCTATACCATTGTTTACCCCCATGAGCATATATGGATGTTTGCCCCTCACGAATGTGCATAAAT from Castor canadensis chromosome 5, mCasCan1.hap1v2, whole genome shotgun sequence encodes the following:
- the Wfdc10b gene encoding protein WFDC10B; translated protein: MALVRVRPPHAVLLTLFLCVLLLLQSQGGHREWKRIKGKQTCGKQPSIELCSHHCSYFQKCEANHICCSTFCGNVCMNLQ